The Streptomyces caniferus genome includes a window with the following:
- the rimP gene encoding ribosome maturation factor RimP: MSTTQSERLRGLLEPLVAARDLDLEEIEVTPAGKRRVLRIVVDSDEGVQLDECAELSREASQVLDDSDVMGGAPYTLEVTSPGADRPLTELRHYRRAVGRLIKAQLTAEAGAGELVARIIAVDESGLDLEVPGVKGRKPTARRVSFDEIAKARVELEFNRKSDKRDAQQDEKIDENDENKEEA; the protein is encoded by the coding sequence ATGAGCACCACCCAGAGCGAGAGGCTGCGCGGATTGCTTGAACCGCTCGTCGCCGCGCGAGACCTGGATCTGGAAGAGATCGAGGTGACACCGGCAGGCAAGCGGCGGGTGCTGAGGATCGTGGTCGATTCCGACGAGGGCGTCCAGCTGGACGAGTGCGCCGAGCTGAGCCGAGAGGCCTCGCAGGTCCTGGACGACTCCGATGTGATGGGCGGCGCCCCGTACACCCTCGAGGTCACCTCTCCCGGCGCCGACCGCCCGCTGACCGAGCTGCGGCACTACCGCCGCGCCGTCGGCCGCCTGATCAAGGCCCAACTGACCGCCGAGGCAGGCGCCGGCGAGCTGGTGGCGCGGATCATCGCGGTCGACGAATCCGGGCTGGACCTCGAGGTGCCGGGCGTCAAGGGCCGTAAGCCGACCGCCCGTCGGGTCTCCTTCGACGAGATCGCCAAGGCGCGTGTCGAGCTGGAGTTCAACCGCAAGTCCGACAAGCGTGACGCACAGCAGGACGAGAAGATCGACGA
- a CDS encoding ferritin-like domain-containing protein, translating into MRTTAVHGRKSRADADSGHDELTAVQAALAAEHAAVYGYGVVGGRIAGDRRKEAQAAYDGHRARRDALRRVVRDLGGTPRASAAAYELPFPVPDAAAAVRLAAELEDRLAAVYADLVRAGGAARRTEAAAALREAAVRAVRWRGSGVAFPGLVERAAAATPSGGASASAGAL; encoded by the coding sequence ATGAGGACCACAGCAGTTCACGGCAGGAAAAGCCGCGCGGACGCGGACAGCGGGCACGACGAGCTGACGGCGGTACAGGCGGCACTGGCCGCCGAGCATGCGGCGGTCTACGGCTACGGCGTGGTCGGCGGCCGGATCGCCGGGGACCGGCGCAAGGAGGCCCAGGCGGCGTACGACGGGCACCGTGCGCGCCGCGACGCGCTGCGCCGCGTGGTGCGCGACCTGGGCGGTACGCCGCGGGCCTCGGCCGCCGCCTACGAACTGCCCTTCCCCGTTCCGGACGCGGCCGCCGCGGTCCGGCTGGCGGCGGAGCTGGAGGACCGGCTGGCCGCCGTCTACGCGGATCTCGTACGGGCCGGCGGCGCGGCCCGGCGCACGGAGGCGGCGGCCGCGCTGCGCGAGGCGGCAGTGCGGGCGGTGCGCTGGCGCGGCAGCGGCGTAGCCTTCCCTGGGCTCGTGGAGCGGGCCGCGGCCGCCACTCCGTCCGGCGGCGCGAGCGCCTCCGCGGGCGCGCTCTGA